The Megachile rotundata isolate GNS110a chromosome 8, iyMegRotu1, whole genome shotgun sequence genome has a segment encoding these proteins:
- the LOC105662384 gene encoding uncharacterized protein LOC105662384, whose protein sequence is MSKVSGIMKTDDVVGKPTLVRRVSNMLKDGSYSGPPMLFRHASMQRIRHCCQNLNLFPYLLYSFDNSKSHPVARKVHLCLGQLLEVLTARIFFLYKSFRRSLLRGICSEDSKIEEQQPAKPAEDASKLTSEFQTINRPKRKQQSPLFLSLAVYLAVLFLAFQMVGVFSLMVSGKYTPGFIFLISALLFLGCISLKILFHESVTHSVKPKRKNKVH, encoded by the exons ATGTCGAAAGTGTCGGGAATAATGAAGACAGACGACGTCGTTGGGAAACCGACTCTTGTACGACGCGTTTCCAACATGCTGAAAG ATGGAAGTTATAGCGGACCACCGATGCTGTTTCGTCATGCTTCTATGCAGAGGATTCGCCATTGCTGCCAAAATCTCAACCTCTTCCCGTATCTGCTTTACTCGTTCGACAATTCGAAGTCTCACCCGGTAGCTCGTAAGGTGCATCTCTGCCTGGGTCAGCTGCTCGAAGTGCTCACAGCGAGGATCTTCTTCCTCTACAAGAGCTTTCGACGCTCTCTGCTGCGCGGTATTTGCTCGGAGGACTCGAAAATCGAGGAGCAACAACCGGCCAAACCTGCCGAGGACGCGTCTAAATTGACGAGCGAGTTTCAAACGATCAACCGACCGAAACGCAAACAACAGAGTCCGTTGTTCCTCAGTTTGGCTGTTTATTTGGCCGTGCTCTTTCTCGCCTTTCAAATGGTCGGCGTATTTAGCCTGATGGTGAGCGGCAAGTACACGCCCGGTTTCATATTCCTCATCTCGGCCTTGCTGTTTCTCGGCTGCATCTCGCTCAAGATTCTCTTCCACGAGAGCGTCACGCACAGTGTCAAGCCGAAGAGGAAGAACAAAGTCCACTGA